AGAAGCGGTGTCAAGGTATGATGTATTGTAAAGCGATGAAGGTTCCGAGCCTGGTTTTACGTTGACGCCCTGCCAGTCTTGAGTTATCTGGTATACGGCTATATTGCAGTTGTCGCCTTCACTGTACTCGCGCCAGAGCTTTATTCGCGCGCGCTTGAACGTTTCTCCTGAAGGTATTACAGGGTCCTGGAACTTGATGAAAGCGTGAAAGAACCCCTGCCATCCTGGATCGTAACCCACAAGAATATACTGGGCTGTTGAAAAACTGCTGGCTGAATCGATGCTGAGCGTGTAGGTGTCATCGTTAGCGTCAAGAGACTGGAAGTTGACCTCGACCGTAAGCTCAATAGAAGCCGTATCTGACAAGGACTCCGCGTTGGTAGCCACAATCCTTACAGTATCATAAGCCGTTGTCCACAGGAACTCGGGCGCTGTCCAGACAGCCGAATCGCCCAATCCTTCTATAGTTCCGAGTGATGCGCTCCAACTATAAGTAACGCCTGTAGTGTCATCTACCAAGCAGTGAAGAACAGTTGTCTGTTCGGGTTTAAGTGTCGTTTCATCCGCAGTGAGCTCTGTAATGTTCACGGGCGAAGGTTTTGCGCAGGAAATAAATCCTGCGATTATCGCACAAGCCGATATTATAATAAGGCTGCGTTTCATTCTGCCTCCTTCTATACGTTTTTTCGTTCAGCAAGCGTTTCTTGGGGTCGCTTACTGAGGCGTTTTCGAAACAGTTATAACATACGGTTCAAGATAATTGTAAGCAACCTCGCCTTTGCCCCACGAAGGGTAGAACCCTGTTTCGTCCGTAACCTCAAGGAACCATGTCCCGGCGTCGAAGGGCATAGTTTTGTAAGGTGTTATAAGATCGATGACCGCTAGAGTATCCCTTACTTCCTTGAAAAGAGAGCCGTCGGGTTTAATAAGCTTCAATACAGGTTTCGCGTCTCCTCCAATCCTTTCCACCTTGATGTAAAGTAGAGTTGTGTCTTCTAACTCGAATTCGTAATAATCCGGAAGCGAAAGCATGGGCTCGACGGAGTCTGAGAAAGCGTCGCAGAGGTAGGAGCCGTCGTGAGGGAATCCCAATTCAAGAGGAGTCGCGTTCGCCGTATCATCATCAGGCTCGAAAGGGTCATTTATTTTTGTTTTTGAGATTTCTACGCTGTAGGTGAAGCGGTCGGTATCTGGGTCGCCATTTTGCGTAAGCCTAAGGTAGTAAAGCTGGTTGGACTTTGACGCAATCCAGGCCGCAGGTTCAAGCTCCGAATTCCTGGAATCCACAAGGAG
The bacterium genome window above contains:
- a CDS encoding DNRLRE domain-containing protein, which encodes MKRSLIIISACAIIAGFISCAKPSPVNITELTADETTLKPEQTTVLHCLVDDTTGVTYSWSASLGTIEGLGDSAVWTAPEFLWTTAYDTVRIVATNAESLSDTASIELTVEVNFQSLDANDDTYTLSIDSASSFSTAQYILVGYDPGWQGFFHAFIKFQDPVIPSGETFKRARIKLWREYSEGDNCNIAVYQITQDWQGVNVKPGSEPSSLYNTSYLDTASQVGYLYFDITSIVQNWRTGQPNNGIMLRAKEETVTAGRRDFKSREAEASRRPALEVVSW